In a genomic window of Ipomoea triloba cultivar NCNSP0323 chromosome 3, ASM357664v1:
- the LOC116012920 gene encoding uncharacterized protein LOC116012920, with the protein MGGNNVTRLFVMLLTSSSLSKPEVVWNAVWEFLAEDAQVQRRRVLQNPELMLSDSDKKQFALMELENLLSSWGKSLKDFSEMPIPDENSMGLSENMLIAEELVYDKESLKTEHETLVTQLTDEQKNVYDSVMNDIDSNGGGLFFVYGYRGTGKTFVWRTLSSKIRSRGDIVLNVASSGIASLLLPGGRTAHSRFAIPLSLNKDSTCNISQGSDLAELIIRSKLIIWDEALMTHKYSVFSHSQLYVAFSRVSHPNGLKVLAVGEDGQDCVATSNVVYKEVFNNV; encoded by the exons atgggTGGTAATAATGTTACCAG GTTATTTGTTATGCTTCTCACTTCAAGTTCACTCAGTAAGCCAGAAGTAGTTTGGAATGCCGTTTGGGAATTTCTTGCCGAGGATGCACAGGTTCAACGTCGACGTGTCTTGCAAAATCCAG AGCTGATGTTATCGGATTCAGATAAAAAACAGTTTGCTCTGATGGAGTTGGAGAATTTGCTATCTTCGTGGGGAAAAAGCTTGAAAGACTTTTCGGAAATGCCAATTCCAGACGAAAATAGCATGGGTTTGAGTGAAAACATGTTGATAGCCGAAGAGTTGGTGTATGACAAGGAATCTTTGAAGACAGAGCATGAGACATTGGTAACACAATTGACCGATGAACAAAAGAATGTTTACGACTCGgtgatgaatgatattgattcaaatggaggtggattattctttgtgtatggttacAGAGGAACAGGCAAGACGTTCGTGTGGAGAACGTTATCATCAAAGATAAGGAGCCGCGGTGatattgttctaaatgttgcTTCCAGTGGAATAGCATCTTTGTTGTTGCCAGGAGGCAGAACGGCACATTCCAGATTTGCTATACCACTTTCTTTGAACAAAGATTCCACGTGCAATATATCGCAAGGTAGTGACCTTGCtgagcttataataaggagcaaattgataatatgggatgaagcactaATGACGCACAAATact cGGTCTTTAGTCACAGTCAATTGTATGtagctttctcccgagtcagtcatcctaatggcctgaaggtgttagcggtaggcgaggatggacaagattgtgttgcgacttccaatgtcgtctacaaagaggtttttaataatgtgtaa